In the genome of Taurinivorans muris, one region contains:
- a CDS encoding alpha/beta hydrolase, translating to MKRTLMGLFFIAGLFLALNAAAEAPKNAANLKGTVIMKTKELNLTDEWDKTFPKSEKVNHKKVTFVNRYGITLAADMYQPKNAKGKLPALAVSGPFGAVKEQASGLYAQTMAERGFLTLAFDPSYTGESGGEPRYIVSPDINTEDFSAAIDFLSTNDMVDSERIGIIGICGWGGLAINAASADPRIKATVASTMYDMSRVNANGYFDADDSAEARNKLRKALAAQRTEDYRNGFQKAAGGVPDVLPADAPQFLKDYYDYYKTQRGYHPRSLNSNQGRNATAPIPFITFPLMSRADEIENAVLIIHGENAHSRYFGEDAFKKLRGDNKELMIIPGAVHTDLYDRTDIIPFDTIEAFFRKNLTQK from the coding sequence ATGAAACGCACGCTTATGGGATTATTTTTTATCGCAGGGCTTTTTCTGGCTTTGAACGCCGCCGCCGAGGCGCCTAAAAATGCCGCAAACTTAAAAGGAACAGTGATCATGAAAACAAAAGAACTGAACTTAACGGATGAATGGGACAAAACCTTTCCTAAAAGCGAAAAGGTAAACCACAAAAAAGTAACGTTCGTCAACCGCTACGGCATAACGCTTGCAGCTGACATGTACCAACCTAAAAACGCCAAAGGAAAATTGCCCGCCCTTGCGGTGAGCGGTCCTTTCGGGGCGGTGAAAGAGCAGGCTTCCGGACTTTACGCCCAGACAATGGCGGAAAGAGGCTTTTTAACGCTTGCCTTCGACCCATCTTATACGGGCGAAAGCGGCGGCGAACCGCGTTATATCGTATCACCCGATATCAACACTGAAGATTTCAGTGCCGCAATCGACTTTCTGTCAACAAACGACATGGTCGATTCCGAGCGCATCGGCATCATCGGCATCTGCGGCTGGGGAGGTCTCGCCATAAACGCCGCATCCGCCGACCCACGTATTAAAGCGACCGTGGCGTCCACGATGTACGACATGAGCCGTGTAAATGCCAATGGTTATTTCGATGCGGACGACAGCGCCGAAGCCCGCAACAAACTTCGTAAGGCTCTTGCCGCACAGCGTACCGAAGATTATCGCAACGGCTTTCAGAAGGCCGCCGGGGGCGTTCCGGATGTGCTGCCCGCTGACGCACCTCAGTTCCTGAAAGATTATTACGATTATTACAAAACGCAGCGCGGTTACCATCCCCGCTCGCTCAACTCCAATCAGGGAAGAAACGCCACGGCTCCGATACCGTTCATCACTTTTCCGCTTATGAGCCGCGCGGACGAGATTGAGAATGCCGTGTTGATAATTCACGGCGAAAATGCCCATTCACGCTACTTCGGCGAGGATGCCTTCAAAAAACTGCGGGGCGACAACAAGGAATTGATGATTATCCCCGGCGCCGTGCACACGGATTTATACGACAGGACGGACATCATTCCCTTTGACACGATAGAGGCGTTTTTCAGAAAAAATTTAACACAAAAATAA
- the amrB gene encoding AmmeMemoRadiSam system protein B yields MIREMQFAGLFYEENEIQLEKNMQAFFQGKFSFNGNAAENTLKFQTKQKTRICLLPHAGHIYSGKITAETLAEIHLPRKLIMLCPNHTGLGRHGAVWESGAFTTPFGRVPVAEDIADRLLKTKWFRKDYLAHQKEHSIEVILPFLQYTMGEELEIVPVSLAGIENLPQMAESISQCMQEHEETGLVVSSDMNHFAAEKENKRKDFLALDAIRAMNEKALIRTVIENDISMCGVLGAYVAVLAAKKLNLQNCRLAGYDTSASVSGDTSRVVGYAGLYFY; encoded by the coding sequence ATGATACGCGAAATGCAGTTTGCAGGTTTGTTTTATGAAGAAAATGAAATACAGCTTGAAAAAAACATGCAGGCATTTTTTCAGGGGAAATTTTCTTTCAACGGCAACGCGGCGGAAAATACTTTAAAATTCCAAACAAAGCAAAAAACGAGAATTTGCCTTCTCCCCCATGCCGGACATATCTATTCGGGAAAAATCACCGCAGAAACACTGGCGGAAATACATCTGCCCCGCAAGCTCATCATGCTGTGCCCGAACCATACGGGACTGGGCAGACACGGGGCGGTTTGGGAAAGCGGCGCGTTCACGACCCCGTTCGGGCGGGTGCCCGTAGCCGAAGATATTGCGGACAGGCTCCTGAAAACAAAATGGTTCCGCAAAGATTACCTGGCACATCAAAAAGAACATTCCATAGAGGTTATTTTGCCTTTTTTACAATATACCATGGGGGAAGAACTTGAAATCGTCCCTGTTTCTCTGGCAGGCATAGAAAATTTACCCCAAATGGCGGAAAGCATATCGCAATGCATGCAGGAACATGAAGAAACCGGACTTGTCGTCAGTTCGGATATGAACCACTTTGCCGCAGAAAAAGAAAACAAGCGCAAAGATTTCCTGGCATTGGACGCCATACGCGCCATGAATGAAAAAGCCCTCATCCGGACCGTTATCGAAAATGACATCAGCATGTGCGGAGTGCTTGGAGCATATGTCGCCGTGCTTGCCGCCAAAAAATTAAACTTGCAAAACTGCCGTCTTGCCGGTTATGATACTTCGGCAAGCGTTTCCGGCGACACAAGCCGGGTTGTGGGGTATGCGGGGCTGTATTTTTATTGA
- a CDS encoding phosphatidylserine decarboxylase family protein translates to MKNESIGIAKEGYPVIALLAVTAVIFAIFQCYLGALLFLALLWFSVYFFRDPERVVPSAENIAVSPADGKIIRIQKKQDPVSGEEKTCISIFMNLFSVHVNRSPVSGTLQKIAYFPGKFLNASFDKASTDNERCAYLVTDGQDKSWVFVQISGLIARRIVCRADEGDTLKRGQRFGLIRFGSRVDLYIPDEYESAVKIGEQVFAGQSIIAKKQG, encoded by the coding sequence ATGAAAAACGAATCCATAGGCATTGCGAAAGAGGGGTATCCCGTCATCGCTTTGCTTGCCGTAACGGCAGTAATTTTTGCAATATTCCAATGCTATTTGGGCGCACTGCTTTTTCTTGCGCTTTTGTGGTTCAGCGTTTACTTCTTCCGTGACCCCGAGCGTGTCGTGCCAAGCGCCGAAAACATAGCGGTAAGTCCCGCCGATGGTAAAATCATCCGTATTCAAAAAAAACAAGATCCTGTTTCCGGTGAAGAAAAAACATGCATTTCCATTTTCATGAATCTGTTCAGCGTGCATGTGAACAGAAGCCCCGTTTCCGGCACATTGCAGAAAATCGCTTATTTTCCGGGCAAATTTCTTAATGCGTCTTTTGACAAGGCAAGCACGGACAATGAACGCTGCGCCTATCTTGTCACAGACGGGCAAGACAAGTCTTGGGTTTTTGTGCAGATCTCCGGACTTATCGCCCGCCGTATCGTTTGCCGCGCCGACGAAGGCGACACATTGAAACGCGGGCAGCGTTTCGGGCTTATCCGTTTCGGTTCGCGGGTTGATTTGTATATTCCGGATGAATATGAAAGCGCCGTGAAAATCGGCGAACAAGTTTTTGCGGGGCAAAGCATCATCGCCAAAAAACAAGGCTGA
- a CDS encoding flagellin, translated as MSLVINTNTMANTVSRNLNTHYSALSDSTRKLSSGLRVERAADDAAGLAVRELMRADIAALQQGVRNANDAISLIQTADGALQTIDEKLIRMKELAEQAATGTYDSVQRAIIDSEYQAMASEITRIANATKFSNIKLLDGNLSALAGDADGHDGSGLSSKGKLKIHFGTGNDSDEDYYYIEIKSATASSLGVGSGAAAGSDGYAISTQEAAQKALSAINNAIVSKDNIRAYLGSMQNRLEATVSNLSIQAENLQSSESRISDVDVASEMTKFVRNQVLANTAVSMLGQANNIPQMALSLL; from the coding sequence ATGTCGCTAGTCATTAATACGAATACAATGGCTAATACGGTTTCTCGAAACTTGAACACGCATTACAGCGCTCTTTCCGACTCCACACGCAAACTGTCTTCCGGACTTCGCGTTGAAAGAGCGGCGGATGACGCCGCAGGGCTTGCGGTCCGCGAACTTATGCGTGCGGATATTGCCGCGCTGCAGCAAGGTGTGCGTAATGCCAATGATGCTATTTCATTGATTCAGACAGCTGACGGTGCTTTGCAAACTATCGACGAAAAACTTATTCGTATGAAAGAACTTGCAGAACAAGCCGCAACAGGCACGTACGACTCTGTCCAGCGTGCGATCATTGACTCCGAGTATCAGGCAATGGCTTCGGAAATAACCCGTATAGCGAATGCAACAAAATTCAGCAATATCAAATTGCTTGACGGTAATTTGAGCGCCCTTGCGGGCGATGCTGACGGACACGACGGCAGTGGATTGAGTTCGAAAGGTAAGCTGAAGATCCACTTCGGTACAGGTAACGATTCTGACGAAGATTATTATTACATCGAGATCAAGAGCGCGACAGCTTCTTCTCTCGGTGTCGGCAGCGGTGCCGCGGCAGGATCGGACGGTTATGCCATTTCAACCCAAGAAGCGGCACAGAAAGCTCTTTCCGCAATCAATAACGCGATTGTTTCAAAAGACAATATCCGTGCGTATCTTGGTTCCATGCAAAACCGTCTGGAAGCAACGGTTTCAAACTTGAGCATACAGGCTGAAAACTTGCAGTCTTCCGAATCACGTATTTCTGATGTCGATGTCGCAAGCGAAATGACCAAGTTTGTCCGTAACCAGGTGTTAGCCAATACGGCGGTGTCAATGCTCGGACAAGCCAACAATATTCCGCAGATGGCGTTGAGCTTGTTATAA
- a CDS encoding RNA recognition motif domain-containing protein, translating into MAKSIYVGNLPWSTSEEQLKQLFEQFGSVLSTKLIHDRDTGKPKGFGFVEMEDEEALKAIEKLNASEYGGRTLKVNEANPRKEK; encoded by the coding sequence ATGGCTAAGTCAATTTATGTGGGTAATTTACCATGGTCAACATCAGAAGAACAATTAAAACAGCTCTTTGAACAATTCGGTTCCGTGCTTTCAACCAAGCTTATTCATGACCGTGACACCGGCAAACCGAAAGGTTTCGGTTTTGTTGAAATGGAAGATGAGGAAGCTCTTAAAGCGATAGAAAAATTAAATGCTTCCGAATATGGCGGACGTACTCTCAAAGTGAATGAAGCAAATCCCAGAAAAGAAAAGTAA
- a CDS encoding flavodoxin family protein, giving the protein MGKNVLILSASPRKNGNSETLADAFIRGAEEAGNTAEKICLYDKNIGFCKGCLSCQKTRRCTIQDDANAIIGKMKQADVMVFATPIYYYEMCGQMKTMLDRTNPLYGTDYLFRDIYLLAAAAEDDGHATDGAVQGLSGWTACYPKSRLAGVVFCGGVNAVGEIKGNRKLIEAYEMGKNV; this is encoded by the coding sequence ATGGGTAAAAACGTTTTAATACTTTCGGCAAGCCCGAGGAAAAACGGCAATTCCGAAACCCTTGCCGACGCTTTCATACGCGGTGCGGAAGAAGCCGGGAATACTGCTGAAAAAATCTGCTTATACGATAAAAACATCGGTTTTTGCAAGGGCTGTCTTTCCTGCCAAAAAACAAGACGCTGCACAATCCAAGACGACGCAAACGCCATTATTGGAAAAATGAAACAAGCAGATGTCATGGTGTTCGCAACCCCGATTTATTATTATGAAATGTGCGGACAAATGAAAACCATGCTTGACAGGACAAATCCGCTGTACGGCACGGATTATCTTTTTCGGGACATTTATCTTCTTGCGGCTGCCGCCGAAGATGACGGACATGCCACCGACGGTGCCGTGCAAGGACTTTCAGGCTGGACAGCGTGCTATCCGAAATCCCGTTTAGCAGGCGTTGTCTTTTGCGGCGGAGTGAATGCCGTTGGAGAAATCAAAGGAAACAGAAAACTCATTGAAGCCTATGAAATGGGCAAAAATGTTTAG
- a CDS encoding LysR family transcriptional regulator: MTIQQLKYIIAVVENGSITEAAKKLYISQPSLSNAIKDIEKEADITIFIRSRSGIALSKEGAEFVGYARQVIQQMELLEDKYISHLPPKTRFGVSTQHYTFTTNAFVEMVEQFGQERFEFILNETQLHQIIKDVKNQFSDLGILYLCKNNEAVIRRTLEEAKLVFYELFTAKPHVFMRSAHPLAEKQFVTLKELEQYPRLNFIQGNYESSYFAEELFSAVPTEKIIKVSDRGAIVNLMIGMDAYTISSGIFPRYLQGDTIIAVPLAEDEKMHIGYILNEKQELSELGRLYVNALKKYGNPSI; encoded by the coding sequence ATGACGATACAACAGTTGAAATATATCATTGCTGTTGTTGAGAACGGTTCAATTACAGAAGCAGCCAAAAAACTGTATATTTCACAGCCAAGTCTCTCAAATGCCATCAAAGATATTGAAAAAGAAGCAGATATAACCATCTTTATTCGGAGCCGTTCTGGTATTGCATTATCGAAGGAAGGTGCAGAGTTTGTAGGATATGCCCGGCAGGTAATCCAGCAAATGGAGTTATTAGAGGACAAATACATCTCTCATCTGCCCCCAAAAACCAGATTTGGAGTTTCAACGCAGCACTACACTTTTACAACGAACGCTTTTGTTGAAATGGTAGAGCAGTTTGGACAAGAACGCTTTGAATTTATTTTGAATGAGACACAGCTCCACCAAATTATTAAAGACGTCAAAAACCAGTTTAGCGATTTAGGCATTCTTTATCTCTGCAAGAACAATGAGGCGGTTATTCGCAGAACGTTGGAAGAAGCAAAACTGGTTTTTTATGAATTATTCACCGCCAAGCCTCATGTGTTTATGCGATCTGCGCACCCTTTGGCTGAAAAACAATTCGTTACGCTAAAAGAACTTGAACAATATCCACGGCTTAATTTTATACAGGGCAACTATGAATCTTCTTATTTTGCAGAAGAATTGTTCAGTGCGGTTCCGACAGAAAAAATAATTAAAGTGAGTGACAGAGGCGCCATTGTCAATTTAATGATCGGTATGGACGCTTACACCATATCAAGCGGCATTTTCCCAAGATATTTACAGGGGGATACAATCATTGCGGTTCCACTTGCGGAAGACGAAAAAATGCACATTGGATATATTTTGAACGAGAAACAGGAGTTATCTGAATTAGGGCGACTATATGTGAATGCCCTGAAAAAATACGGTAACCCATCCATATAG
- a CDS encoding LysE family transporter, with product MPIYILTSFFLYCIINAFTPGPGNILALNTVTNYGWKKGKPLFSGIIAGYYVVQTICAIFVFGISSFLPNVLNILKYIGAAYILWLAFHIAVSKPDMGNDSKSASFIKGFMLQFVNVKIYMFGITALTGYITDYSTSLGILLLFEMIIATIGAVATITWIGLGILIQKYYLKYYQMINIVLALTLLECVYGMLK from the coding sequence ATGCCGATCTATATTCTAACCAGTTTTTTCTTATATTGTATCATCAACGCTTTTACACCGGGACCGGGAAACATTCTCGCGCTGAATACAGTAACAAATTATGGATGGAAAAAGGGAAAACCGCTCTTTTCAGGAATAATTGCAGGCTATTATGTCGTTCAGACCATTTGTGCAATATTTGTTTTCGGAATAAGCAGCTTTCTCCCTAATGTTTTGAATATTTTAAAATATATCGGAGCAGCCTATATTTTGTGGTTAGCTTTTCATATTGCTGTAAGTAAACCCGATATGGGCAACGACAGCAAATCAGCATCTTTTATAAAAGGCTTTATGCTTCAATTTGTGAATGTCAAAATATATATGTTTGGCATTACCGCGTTGACAGGCTACATTACCGATTACAGCACATCCCTTGGCATTTTGTTATTATTCGAAATGATTATCGCAACGATTGGAGCTGTTGCAACGATAACGTGGATCGGATTAGGAATACTGATTCAAAAATATTACCTCAAATACTATCAGATGATAAATATTGTGCTTGCATTAACGTTGCTGGAATGTGTTTATGGTATGCTAAAGTAA
- the panB gene encoding 3-methyl-2-oxobutanoate hydroxymethyltransferase, translating to MSKKTILNIKECKNTKKLTMITAYDATSAKIAEKAGIDMILVGDSLGMTMQGNDDTNGVTLGDMIYHTKIVSKNAPNTFIVADMPFMSYEISVSQALESAAEIFRKTGARAVKLEGGETMLPQIKALTDAGIPVMGHLGLTPQRAAMLGGFKAQARTAKGAEKLLEEALMLEEAGCFAVVLEAVPYKIAEIITKKLSIPTISCGAGKYCDGQVLVFHDMLGLSDIAPRFVKKYADLGEQAVQAVQSYIREVEQGEFPALEHSFNISDEEWEKFSHK from the coding sequence ATGAGCAAAAAAACTATCCTCAATATTAAAGAATGCAAAAATACAAAAAAACTGACCATGATTACCGCCTATGACGCTACCAGCGCCAAAATTGCGGAAAAAGCCGGTATCGACATGATTTTGGTCGGAGATTCCCTGGGCATGACCATGCAAGGCAATGACGACACCAACGGAGTCACCCTCGGCGATATGATTTATCACACGAAAATCGTGAGCAAAAATGCTCCGAACACGTTCATTGTGGCGGACATGCCTTTTATGAGCTATGAAATAAGCGTCAGCCAAGCCCTTGAAAGCGCCGCTGAAATTTTTAGAAAAACAGGAGCGAGAGCCGTGAAGCTCGAAGGGGGCGAAACCATGCTCCCGCAAATAAAAGCCCTTACCGATGCGGGCATTCCCGTTATGGGGCATCTGGGGCTGACACCGCAGCGCGCCGCCATGCTCGGCGGTTTCAAAGCCCAGGCACGCACGGCAAAAGGCGCTGAAAAATTGCTTGAGGAAGCCCTCATGCTTGAAGAAGCCGGCTGTTTCGCCGTTGTGCTTGAAGCCGTACCGTACAAAATTGCCGAAATCATCACCAAAAAGCTTTCCATACCAACCATAAGCTGCGGTGCGGGCAAATACTGCGACGGACAAGTGCTTGTCTTCCATGACATGCTCGGACTTTCCGATATTGCGCCGCGTTTTGTGAAAAAATATGCCGATCTTGGCGAACAGGCTGTGCAGGCTGTGCAAAGCTATATCAGGGAAGTGGAACAAGGCGAATTTCCGGCTTTGGAACATTCCTTTAATATTTCCGATGAGGAATGGGAAAAATTTTCCCATAAATAA
- a CDS encoding TA system antitoxin ParD family protein, with the protein MSSVAIRLSKEFINQAEKYAKINMRTVPKQIEYWAMLGRCAEDNPDLSLDVIKDCLLAQEEVKQGQISAFEFRNE; encoded by the coding sequence ATGTCAAGTGTAGCAATACGATTGTCTAAAGAATTTATTAACCAAGCGGAAAAATATGCCAAAATCAATATGCGGACTGTTCCCAAGCAAATTGAATACTGGGCTATGCTCGGGCGCTGTGCGGAGGATAATCCTGATTTGTCCTTAGACGTTATAAAAGATTGTTTGCTGGCTCAGGAAGAAGTTAAACAAGGACAAATTTCAGCTTTTGAGTTTCGCAATGAGTAA
- the priA gene encoding replication restart helicase PriA, which translates to MLCRIALLSPPYSTLTYSCPAFFPESFWETGMRVAVPLGGGAVRIGVILALHTEKDGDFQIRELAFPMEEKSLLSADYILMIEQLAKKQFVSTGRILGNVLPSNLKTTKNIRLRVFQDTQKPKIHKIREIPKLSQEEKQSLANAFLENKAQILEMAEDTSLTERICLLAEPPWNIRANANKQREILDFLADNGSMVRNAFQKKFPDHGQALNTLIKNAMVGITALEQEEKLNEEFLPPPMPRFTLNAKQNEIYQALSPYLDAENKESKTALLFGVTGSGKTALYLELAQKALQEKKSVLLLAPEVAIALKLRQDAMNRNMPVTLYHGYQSPKQKERTFKECAKSQNAHFIIGTRSALFLPLQNIGLIILDEEHDDSFKQDEGLSYHAKDIAWYRTHKNRGLFLMGSATPDIKSYYATEQNLYERFEMQERIGSASLPETELADISQTTQSFAPQTILALKDCINKGEQAVILLNRRGYAPLMFCVECKKTARCPNCDISLSYHKKREILSCHYCGYIRHVPSPCPECGNMHGIPIGDGTERIEEQITELFQNSGSFPPKVLRLDKDSTRREGKMEEILNAFAKQEAQILVGTQMLSKGHHFPNVTLAVILDADLGINFPDYKALERTFQLITQASGRAGRGDKKGRVIIQTRDTQNPFWQHILKGNYLTFYAQEISRRKKRSYPPFAKLALIRCSFPKEKAEARQIWENFSKEIKQKAAQTGIRATGSIPAPLALLQGRLRFQCFIRAENWNAVRTLYASCLPKQNILQNNDMRLSLDLDPTNML; encoded by the coding sequence ATGCTTTGCCGTATCGCCCTGCTGAGTCCGCCCTATTCCACGCTTACGTACAGCTGTCCTGCTTTTTTTCCCGAAAGTTTTTGGGAAACGGGCATGCGTGTCGCCGTGCCTTTGGGCGGCGGAGCCGTGCGTATCGGGGTCATCCTCGCTCTGCACACGGAAAAAGACGGCGATTTTCAAATCAGGGAACTTGCTTTTCCCATGGAAGAAAAAAGCCTGCTTTCCGCTGATTACATATTGATGATCGAGCAGCTCGCCAAAAAGCAGTTTGTCAGCACGGGGCGTATTTTGGGCAATGTTCTGCCAAGCAATCTCAAAACAACGAAAAATATCCGCCTGCGTGTTTTTCAGGATACGCAAAAACCGAAAATCCATAAAATACGGGAAATTCCGAAGCTCAGCCAAGAAGAAAAACAAAGTCTCGCAAACGCTTTTCTTGAAAACAAAGCCCAAATCTTAGAAATGGCGGAAGACACAAGCCTTACGGAAAGAATTTGCCTTTTGGCGGAACCGCCTTGGAATATCCGCGCAAACGCCAATAAGCAAAGGGAAATTTTAGATTTTTTGGCAGATAACGGAAGCATGGTCCGCAATGCGTTTCAAAAAAAATTTCCGGATCACGGTCAAGCGCTGAACACTCTCATAAAAAACGCCATGGTCGGCATTACCGCCCTTGAGCAGGAAGAAAAACTCAATGAAGAGTTTCTTCCCCCTCCCATGCCCCGTTTTACCCTCAATGCAAAGCAAAACGAAATTTATCAAGCATTAAGCCCCTATTTGGACGCGGAAAACAAAGAAAGCAAAACAGCTTTGCTGTTCGGGGTCACCGGAAGCGGCAAAACAGCCCTTTATCTCGAACTCGCCCAAAAAGCCCTGCAAGAAAAAAAATCCGTGCTTTTGCTCGCTCCGGAAGTCGCCATAGCCCTGAAACTCCGCCAAGACGCCATGAACAGAAATATGCCCGTAACCCTCTATCACGGTTACCAAAGCCCGAAGCAAAAAGAACGCACCTTTAAAGAATGCGCCAAAAGCCAAAACGCACATTTCATCATCGGCACGCGTTCGGCGCTCTTTCTGCCTCTGCAAAATATCGGACTAATTATTTTGGATGAGGAACACGACGATTCTTTCAAACAGGACGAGGGGCTTTCATACCATGCGAAAGATATCGCTTGGTACAGAACCCATAAAAACCGCGGGCTTTTTCTCATGGGTTCCGCAACGCCTGACATCAAATCCTATTACGCCACGGAGCAAAACCTCTATGAACGCTTTGAAATGCAAGAACGCATAGGCAGCGCTTCCCTTCCCGAAACAGAACTTGCCGACATCAGCCAAACAACGCAAAGCTTCGCTCCGCAAACAATCCTCGCCCTCAAAGACTGCATAAACAAAGGCGAACAAGCCGTCATCCTCCTGAACAGACGCGGTTACGCTCCGCTCATGTTCTGCGTGGAATGCAAAAAGACAGCCCGCTGCCCCAACTGCGACATTTCCTTATCCTATCACAAAAAAAGGGAAATCTTATCCTGCCATTACTGCGGATATATACGCCATGTGCCGAGCCCCTGCCCCGAATGCGGAAACATGCACGGCATTCCCATAGGCGACGGCACGGAACGCATTGAAGAACAAATTACGGAACTTTTTCAAAACAGCGGCTCTTTTCCGCCGAAAGTCCTGCGGCTGGATAAGGACAGCACCCGCCGTGAAGGAAAAATGGAAGAAATTTTAAACGCTTTCGCCAAACAGGAAGCGCAAATCCTTGTGGGAACGCAAATGCTTTCCAAAGGACACCATTTTCCAAACGTCACGCTCGCCGTCATTCTTGACGCCGATTTAGGAATAAATTTTCCCGATTACAAGGCATTGGAACGCACGTTCCAGCTTATCACGCAAGCTTCCGGACGTGCCGGGCGCGGTGACAAGAAAGGACGCGTGATCATTCAGACCCGCGACACGCAAAACCCCTTTTGGCAGCATATTTTAAAAGGAAATTATTTGACTTTTTACGCCCAAGAAATTTCCCGGCGCAAAAAACGGAGCTATCCGCCCTTTGCCAAACTCGCCCTTATCCGCTGTTCGTTTCCGAAAGAAAAGGCGGAAGCCAGACAAATTTGGGAAAATTTCAGCAAAGAAATCAAACAAAAAGCTGCGCAGACGGGCATACGGGCGACAGGCTCCATTCCCGCACCGCTCGCTCTTCTGCAAGGCAGGCTCCGCTTTCAATGCTTCATACGGGCGGAAAACTGGAATGCCGTCAGAACGCTCTACGCCTCCTGCCTGCCCAAACAAAACATTTTGCAAAATAACGATATGCGCCTGAGCCTGGACCTCGACCCCACCAATATGCTTTGA
- a CDS encoding pyridoxal phosphate-dependent aminotransferase — MLSKRMNKLGTENAFQVALRAARHQEEGNIVYPFHLGDLNFKTPEPVTEAMFKAVRDGKTGYCPAAGIMPLRAALAEEINATRKTAFTPESVLIQTGGKPVIAKFLLGFMNEGDEVLFPNPGFPIYESFIEFLGGTAKPYGFLETERGYAIDIEALEKAITPKTTCIIVNDFQNPTGSEASKEEREKLAELILKHNLTALIDEAYFDIRYEGKSTSVLEIEEVREHCVLLYTFSKKFAMTGWRVGAMIAPEKYIPQLSKLNVNIESCTPHFTQYGALAALALPESENKKIIDELRIRRDLAVTLLNEVDGVHCPSPNCAFYLYPNVTKLMAKKGFGGDYAAFAEDVLVKTGVSFCTREHFGKKQAHETENFVRLAFSGVNAEQIAKACKALKEYAQ; from the coding sequence ATGCTCTCGAAAAGAATGAATAAACTGGGAACGGAAAATGCGTTTCAAGTCGCCTTGCGGGCAGCCAGACACCAAGAAGAGGGAAATATTGTTTATCCGTTCCATTTGGGCGATTTAAATTTTAAAACTCCAGAACCTGTGACGGAAGCGATGTTCAAAGCCGTACGGGACGGAAAAACCGGCTATTGCCCCGCTGCCGGCATCATGCCTCTTCGGGCAGCCCTTGCGGAAGAAATCAACGCCACCCGCAAAACGGCTTTCACGCCTGAAAGCGTTCTTATCCAAACCGGAGGCAAGCCTGTCATCGCCAAATTTCTGCTCGGCTTCATGAACGAGGGCGACGAAGTCCTGTTCCCGAACCCCGGTTTTCCGATTTATGAATCATTTATCGAATTTCTAGGCGGAACGGCGAAACCCTATGGCTTTTTGGAAACGGAACGGGGATACGCCATTGACATTGAAGCCTTGGAAAAAGCCATTACCCCGAAAACGACCTGTATCATCGTCAATGACTTTCAAAACCCTACGGGATCGGAAGCAAGCAAGGAAGAACGTGAAAAACTGGCGGAACTGATTTTAAAACATAATTTGACGGCGCTCATAGACGAGGCGTATTTCGATATCCGCTACGAGGGAAAATCAACGTCCGTTTTAGAAATTGAGGAAGTCCGCGAACATTGCGTCCTGCTTTACACGTTTTCCAAAAAATTCGCCATGACCGGCTGGCGCGTGGGAGCGATGATCGCACCTGAAAAATATATCCCGCAGCTTTCAAAACTCAATGTCAACATAGAATCATGCACCCCGCATTTCACCCAATACGGAGCTTTGGCTGCCCTCGCCCTGCCTGAAAGCGAAAATAAGAAAATCATTGACGAGCTGCGCATACGCCGTGATTTGGCGGTAACATTGCTCAACGAAGTTGACGGCGTCCACTGTCCGAGTCCGAACTGCGCTTTTTATCTGTATCCCAATGTGACCAAACTCATGGCGAAAAAAGGCTTCGGCGGCGATTACGCCGCATTTGCGGAAGATGTGCTTGTAAAGACAGGTGTTTCTTTTTGCACCCGCGAACATTTCGGCAAAAAGCAAGCCCATGAAACGGAAAACTTCGTCCGCCTGGCTTTTTCCGGCGTCAATGCGGAACAAATCGCAAAAGCCTGCAAGGCGTTAAAAGAATACGCCCAATGA